In one Candidatus Absconditicoccus praedator genomic region, the following are encoded:
- a CDS encoding peptidase U32 family protein — protein MTEIVSPGGSHTKAVTAAKYGADAVYLGVPFTSLRMRQNKVKTFDEVEKTIKDIQSLGKKAYLTMNIFPRNQDIKIFESMVEKVANLGADAIIFSDPGTFNIIKNYNSKIPLHLSTQTSILNKEAVKFWYDLGVKRIVLARELNIEEIKEIKQYVPNMELEIFAHGAMCVAYSGRCLLGEYFSGRDGNKGECSHVCRYNFNVYVQEEKRPDKFFKLKEDENGSYLFSSKDLCIIERLGEVLPYVDGLKIEGRSKSEWYVASTSLAYSHTRNKILEGEQPNSNIKNIVYNIPHRPYWEGFLFNNIKNSPDSEESISYDTPGPIKTKTFFGMILDEYINFEGKKYFKLIPKRNIFINDEFEILTTSGIKNIKVLDLLSKDKQKINKAHCNMSYVYIYCDKNIDGYSFLYK, from the coding sequence ATGACTGAAATAGTATCACCTGGATGATCACATACTAAAGCAGTAACAGCTGCAAAATATTGAGCAGATGCAGTTTATTTGTGAGTACCTTTTACATCATTGAGAATGAGACAAAATAAGGTAAAAACATTTGATGAAGTAGAAAAAACTATAAAAGATATTCAATCACTTGGGAAAAAAGCATATCTTACAATGAATATTTTCCCAAGAAATCAGGATATTAAAATATTTGAATCAATGGTAGAAAAAGTTGCTAATTTATGAGCAGATGCTATAATTTTTTCTGATCCTTGAACATTTAATATAATTAAGAATTATAATTCAAAAATACCTCTTCACTTGAGTACTCAAACAAGTATTCTAAATAAAGAAGCAGTAAAATTCTGGTACGATCTTTGAGTAAAAAGAATAGTTTTAGCTAGAGAACTAAATATAGAAGAAATTAAAGAAATTAAACAATATGTTCCTAATATGGAACTTGAAATTTTTGCTCATTGAGCAATGTGTGTAGCATATTCTTGAAGATGTTTGCTTGGTGAATATTTTTCTTGAAGAGATGGTAATAAATGAGAATGTTCACATGTTTGTAGATACAATTTTAATGTATATGTACAAGAAGAAAAAAGACCAGATAAATTTTTTAAACTAAAAGAGGATGAAAATTGAAGTTATTTATTTTCATCAAAAGATCTTTGTATTATTGAAAGATTATGAGAAGTTTTACCATATGTTGATTGATTAAAAATTGAATGAAGAAGTAAGTCAGAATGGTATGTAGCTTCTACCAGTTTAGCATACTCACACACTAGAAATAAAATTTTAGAATGAGAACAACCCAATTCAAATATCAAAAATATTGTATACAATATTCCACATAGACCATATTGGGAGTGATTTTTATTTAATAATATAAAAAATTCTCCAGATAGTGAAGAAAGTATTTCTTATGATACTCCCTGACCTATAAAGACAAAAACTTTTTTTTGAATGATACTAGATGAATATATTAATTTTGAATGAAAAAAATATTTTAAATTAATTCCAAAACGAAATATTTTTATAAATGATGAATTTGAAATTCTAACTACAAGTTGAATTAAAAATATTAAAGTATTAGATCTTTTATCAAAAGACAAACAAAAAATTAATAAAGCTCATTGTAATATGTCTTATGTTTATATTTATTGTGATAAAAATATTGATTGATATAGTTTCTTATATAAGTAA
- a CDS encoding YifB family Mg chelatase-like AAA ATPase — protein MVFKIKTMTNIGLQGYEVVVESDSNKSLPTIEIVGLPDNSIKESKERIKATFRSCGIELPSRKIVLNLSPSDIRKIGTRFDLPMAIAILLLSLEGQTSKLEFLEETLFFGELGLDGTIKPVNGILPSVIQGVNKGYKNFVVPNENAYELKYIQGINIYPIHNFRELYNFVAFGEDLKISDKNNLDDIINSIENEIDFSDISGHEFAKRVLTVAASGFHNVLMIGPPGSGKTLLSKAVSGILPPMDFEEILDVSQIYSLVGKLNKDNPLITSRQFRIVHHTASKISIVGGGTYLNPGEVSLAHKGVLFLDELPEFGRDTLDVLRQPIEDKKIHISRVNGTVEYPADFMLLASMNPCKCGYYKDLQKDCTCSINEIKKYQGKISGPMLDRFDVILEIPRENTEKIITKTKEKTSAQIKKEVENAFKLQEKRFSGMDIKYNSQMSGKHVNEFVKLDNEAKEFLENASKSLSLSPRVIHRIMKLSRTIADINGQENVSKQHIAESLQYRSKNMLLE, from the coding sequence ATGGTTTTTAAAATAAAAACTATGACAAATATTTGACTACAATGATATGAAGTGGTAGTTGAATCAGATAGTAATAAATCTTTACCAACCATAGAAATAGTATGATTACCAGATAATTCTATAAAAGAATCAAAAGAAAGAATAAAGGCTACTTTTAGATCATGTTGAATAGAACTTCCTTCTAGAAAAATAGTATTAAACTTATCCCCTTCAGATATTAGAAAAATATGAACAAGATTTGATTTGCCAATGGCTATTGCAATTTTACTTTTATCTTTGGAATGACAAACATCCAAGCTTGAATTTTTAGAAGAAACATTATTTTTTTGAGAGCTTTGACTTGATTGAACTATAAAACCAGTAAACTGAATTCTTCCTTCTGTTATTCAATGAGTAAATAAATGATATAAAAATTTTGTGGTACCCAATGAAAATGCTTATGAGTTAAAATATATACAATGAATAAATATATATCCTATCCATAATTTTAGAGAATTATATAATTTTGTGGCATTTTGAGAAGATTTAAAAATATCTGACAAAAATAATCTTGATGATATTATTAACTCTATTGAAAATGAAATAGATTTTTCTGATATTTCTGGGCATGAATTTGCTAAAAGAGTGCTAACTGTAGCAGCAAGTTGATTTCATAATGTTCTTATGATATGACCTCCTGGTAGTTGAAAAACATTATTATCAAAAGCTGTAAGTGGTATTTTGCCTCCTATGGATTTTGAGGAAATACTTGATGTAAGTCAGATATATTCTTTAGTTTGAAAGCTAAATAAAGATAATCCTTTGATAACTTCAAGACAATTTAGAATAGTACACCATACAGCTTCCAAAATAAGTATAGTTGGTTGATGAACATATCTTAATCCTTGAGAAGTAAGTCTTGCTCACAAATGAGTTTTATTTTTAGATGAACTTCCTGAGTTTTGAAGAGATACTTTAGATGTTTTAAGACAACCAATAGAAGACAAAAAAATACATATCTCAAGAGTTAATTGAACTGTAGAATATCCAGCAGATTTTATGTTATTGGCTTCTATGAATCCTTGTAAATGTTGATACTACAAAGATCTACAAAAAGATTGTACTTGTAGTATTAATGAAATCAAAAAATATCAATGAAAAATCTCATGACCAATGCTAGATAGATTTGATGTTATACTTGAAATTCCAAGAGAAAATACCGAAAAAATTATTACAAAAACCAAAGAAAAAACTTCTGCTCAAATAAAAAAAGAAGTTGAAAATGCATTCAAATTACAAGAAAAAAGATTTTCTTGAATGGATATAAAGTATAATTCACAAATGTCTTGAAAACATGTAAATGAATTTGTAAAATTAGATAATGAAGCAAAAGAATTTCTTGAAAATGCTAGTAAATCACTAAGTTTGTCTCCAAGAGTAATCCATAGAATAATGAAATTATCAAGAACTATAGCTGATATCAATTGACAAGAAAATGTGTCAAAACAACATATTGCAGAAAGTTTACAGTATAGATCAAAAAATATGCTTTTAGAATAA
- a CDS encoding PKD domain-containing protein → MKKIIGTFIMLMFFVSSAFGISEEFFANYQIDDEMDRMIEIFSRIEAYRSTGNDVPQEIFVELSGIFNTVLPRLPQTPENRVIYEQCDITTRNMSGGFNYDRFLTFRDRCFQPLNDIIRQIDTNYTVIPDIDANPDSGSAPLNVTLDARGSIDPSEDTIPTNNFFWYYRDGEGNYQEIGRGPVLNYTFEQEGNYVVHLTVRSANNQQGIFDGSTTKRVNVGPETAVISVHANGDRMDGDEEVRVGTQEAQRGIVFDGSGTYPTGGRRIESTTWQIEGPNDFSRSFTRNSSPSSFRESFPTEGEYTITLIIEDNQNNTVERSFPLIVEDPVSKANIEPQEGDSSTTFNFDASPSYSVRSTIENYSWTIFDPDGDEMEEIQQRSFDRIFEQPGTYSLRLSVSDALGNQNDKQININVESTSPVPQFTKEATQKREYPSEYIFDASASYDEDHANGYSDMEYDWSFSNSNNVEIKEEIDGGEKIRVAFNQPGEYTVELTVRDDFGKSESIEKEVEIESSLRPRINLSPKASIRGEEIQFSVESNQDISFYEWDFGDGNRKQTQNDTVNYSYDETGVYTVKLNVHNEEGEENSVERRVFIGEEDHPIAVYDVTYDDTSLSPEGTCTIEEDGEEIEKDAFEVERYQNIRVDAGDSVNSEGRTNDRNISMRPKNDQIYRSERMNYDFNEKGCTYIDLNVEDEITNRTDSRRIYFDVQNALPKLDNLEMSFPQHGNEIGVGFGQQQMDASSKFETDYDPLMVSIRATGARDPDGHISRFIWYYYKKSNPGRYKQVKTTPRNVQSTTFSIPRVPGEYVFGVRIKDNDGGEIDSEEVIGRGPSLYFPPSTDNPDVPTASLSASTMTTRVGEEIEFSVDTEILSNDENFEREKTLRYDFDGDGEYDLTTRDTEVTHIYEEPGDYRPRVKVNYRGYSGVDQLDKIEVQEGLKTRFLYDTFGKKAIFRDVSYGNIERTRFCLDYRYCDDSGDDFTKEDEEYFKFEYEDEGRKIVQLSANDKYGNTDSFRERINISEKDDFGFMSIPNAKKEDDTYKISVGSTLNNSILFYVPEIGDGDCYLNFDISHDSTGDGDPSSDKDLFCGNLSLHHYTPSADSTIARITYEKDGEKKTEDIEINFLDIDIELPEDKKEVYNELSMLLNQIDQDGEEKAYLRSLLINLRNSLQDGIATDSIVIQIYDWIEDNEGLLPSSKESKIEEILDKLSTTGIQAALGSTEYETARGNIILFTPDEDKDKVRNLFQQIEGASGDRDYIEGKLRDILEIAEGHNQQGNIDDMDYNIIQSDICRILEYYDIPSTACGTEQEVEEDFTDDADTGIFGSVIRIILYVVGFIFFLFFVLVIIFAIKARNQSSTYTEEGEEETEEDDSEQEDDEDNEYKDEKSK, encoded by the coding sequence ATGAAAAAAATTATTTGAACTTTTATAATGTTAATGTTTTTTGTAAGTTCAGCTTTTTGAATTTCTGAAGAATTTTTCGCAAACTATCAAATTGATGATGAAATGGATAGAATGATAGAAATATTTAGTAGAATAGAAGCTTATAGAAGTACTTGAAATGATGTTCCTCAAGAAATTTTTGTAGAGTTAAGTTGAATATTTAATACAGTCTTACCAAGATTACCACAAACTCCTGAAAATAGAGTTATTTATGAGCAATGTGATATTACTACAAGAAATATGTCATGATGATTTAATTATGATAGATTTTTAACTTTTAGAGATAGATGTTTTCAGCCTCTTAATGATATTATAAGACAAATAGATACAAATTATACAGTAATTCCAGACATTGATGCAAATCCTGATAGTTGATCAGCTCCATTAAATGTAACACTTGATGCAAGAGGTTCTATAGATCCGTCAGAGGATACTATTCCCACAAATAACTTTTTTTGGTATTATAGAGATGGTGAATGAAATTATCAAGAAATATGAAGGTGACCTGTTCTTAATTATACATTTGAACAAGAATGAAATTATGTTGTACACTTAACAGTAAGAAGTGCTAATAATCAACAAGGTATTTTTGATGGTTCAACTACTAAAAGAGTAAATGTATGACCTGAAACAGCTGTAATTTCTGTGCATGCAAATTGAGATAGAATGGATTGAGATGAAGAAGTTAGAGTAGGTACTCAGGAGGCACAAAGATGAATAGTTTTTGATTGATCTGGTACTTATCCTACCTGATGAAGAAGAATTGAATCAACTACTTGGCAGATAGAATGACCAAATGATTTTTCTCGTTCTTTTACAAGAAACAGTTCTCCTTCAAGTTTTCGTGAGTCTTTTCCAACTGAATGAGAATATACCATTACATTGATAATAGAAGATAATCAAAACAATACTGTAGAAAGAAGTTTTCCTTTGATAGTAGAAGATCCTGTATCAAAAGCAAATATTGAACCTCAAGAATGAGATAGTTCAACAACCTTCAATTTTGATGCATCTCCTTCATATTCTGTAAGATCAACAATAGAAAATTATAGTTGGACTATATTTGATCCAGATGGTGATGAAATGGAAGAAATCCAACAAAGATCTTTTGATAGAATTTTTGAACAACCTTGAACTTATTCTCTAAGACTTTCTGTATCTGATGCATTATGAAACCAAAATGATAAACAAATAAATATAAATGTAGAATCTACAAGTCCAGTTCCTCAATTTACAAAAGAAGCTACACAAAAACGAGAATACCCTTCTGAGTATATATTTGATGCTAGTGCTTCTTATGATGAAGATCATGCAAACTGATATTCTGATATGGAATATGATTGGTCTTTTTCCAACTCAAATAATGTAGAAATCAAAGAAGAAATAGATGGATGAGAAAAAATAAGAGTAGCTTTTAATCAACCTTGAGAATATACAGTAGAACTAACAGTAAGAGATGATTTTTGAAAATCGGAAAGTATAGAAAAAGAAGTAGAAATTGAATCTTCTCTAAGACCTAGAATTAATTTATCTCCTAAGGCTTCTATACGATGAGAAGAAATACAGTTTTCTGTAGAATCAAATCAAGATATATCTTTTTATGAGTGGGATTTTGGTGATTGAAATAGAAAACAAACCCAAAATGATACAGTAAATTATAGTTATGATGAAACTTGAGTTTATACAGTAAAATTAAATGTGCATAATGAGGAATGAGAAGAAAATTCAGTAGAAAGAAGAGTATTTATTTGAGAAGAAGACCATCCTATAGCAGTTTATGATGTAACTTATGATGATACTTCTTTATCTCCTGAAGGTACATGTACTATTGAAGAAGATTGAGAAGAAATAGAAAAAGATGCTTTTGAAGTAGAAAGATATCAAAATATTAGAGTTGATGCGGGGGATTCAGTAAATTCAGAATGAAGAACTAATGATCGTAATATAAGTATGAGGCCAAAAAATGATCAAATATATAGGTCAGAAAGAATGAACTATGATTTTAATGAAAAATGATGTACTTATATAGATTTGAATGTTGAAGATGAAATTACAAATAGGACAGATTCTAGAAGAATTTATTTTGATGTACAGAATGCTCTTCCAAAACTTGATAATCTTGAAATGAGTTTTCCTCAACATTGAAATGAAATATGAGTGTGATTTTGACAGCAACAAATGGATGCTTCTTCAAAATTTGAAACAGATTATGATCCTTTGATGGTAAGTATTAGAGCTACCTGAGCAAGAGATCCAGATTGACATATATCAAGATTTATTTGGTATTACTACAAAAAAAGTAATCCATGAAGATATAAACAAGTAAAAACAACTCCTCGTAATGTTCAAAGTACAACTTTCTCTATACCAAGAGTTCCTTGAGAATATGTATTTTGAGTTAGAATAAAAGATAATGATTGAGGAGAAATAGATAGTGAAGAAGTTATATGAAGATGACCATCATTGTATTTTCCTCCTTCTACTGATAATCCTGATGTTCCAACTGCTTCTTTGAGTGCATCTACTATGACTACAAGAGTATGAGAAGAGATAGAGTTTTCTGTAGATACTGAAATATTATCTAATGATGAAAACTTTGAGAGAGAAAAAACTTTGAGATATGATTTTGATTGAGATTGAGAATATGATTTAACAACTAGGGATACTGAGGTAACTCATATTTACGAAGAACCATGAGATTATAGACCAAGGGTAAAGGTAAATTATAGATGATATTCTTGAGTAGATCAGCTTGATAAAATAGAAGTTCAAGAATGATTAAAAACAAGATTTTTATATGACACATTTTGAAAAAAAGCTATATTTAGAGATGTAAGTTATTGAAATATTGAAAGAACAAGATTTTGTCTTGATTATAGGTATTGTGATGATTCTTGAGATGATTTTACAAAAGAAGATGAAGAATATTTTAAGTTTGAATACGAAGATGAATGAAGAAAAATAGTTCAATTATCAGCAAATGATAAATATTGAAATACTGATTCTTTTAGAGAAAGAATAAATATATCAGAAAAAGATGATTTTTGATTTATGTCTATACCAAATGCTAAAAAAGAGGATGATACATATAAGATAAGTGTTTGAAGTACACTTAATAACTCAATATTGTTTTATGTTCCTGAAATTTGAGATTGAGATTGTTATTTAAATTTTGATATTTCTCATGATTCTACATGAGATTGAGATCCTTCAAGTGATAAAGATTTATTTTGTGGAAATCTTTCATTACACCATTATACACCTTCTGCAGATTCTACAATAGCAAGAATAACTTATGAAAAGGATTGAGAGAAGAAAACTGAAGATATAGAAATTAATTTCTTGGATATTGATATAGAATTACCTGAAGATAAAAAAGAAGTATACAATGAATTATCTATGCTTTTAAACCAAATAGATCAAGATTGAGAAGAAAAAGCATATTTAAGGAGTTTATTAATTAATCTAAGAAATAGTTTACAAGATTGAATAGCTACTGATTCTATTGTTATACAAATTTATGATTGGATAGAAGATAATGAGTGATTATTACCATCTTCTAAAGAATCAAAAATAGAAGAAATACTTGATAAGCTTTCTACAACTTGAATACAAGCAGCATTATGATCTACTGAATATGAAACTGCAAGATGAAATATAATATTATTCACTCCAGATGAAGATAAAGATAAAGTTAGAAATTTATTTCAGCAAATTGAATGAGCAAGTGGTGATAGAGATTATATAGAATGAAAGCTTCGTGATATTCTTGAAATAGCAGAATGACATAATCAACAATGAAATATTGATGATATGGATTATAACATAATTCAATCAGATATTTGTAGGATACTGGAATATTATGATATTCCATCAACTGCATGTTGAACTGAACAAGAAGTAGAAGAGGACTTTACTGATGATGCTGATACTTGAATATTTTGATCTGTAATTAGAATTATATTGTATGTAGTATGATTTATATTCTTTTTGTTTTTTGTTTTAGTTATTATTTTTGCTATAAAAGCAAGAAATCAATCTTCAACATATACTGAAGAATGAGAAGAAGAAACTGAAGAAGATGATAGTGAACAAGAAGATGATGAAGACAATGAGTATAAGGATGAAAAAAGTAAATAA
- a CDS encoding integrase core domain-containing protein: MNIHKNTRLTPLQRKEVWEYYKRGMKPKDLHIKFNVSLPTIYKIIKRARTQEFLPRNSINNRFRNIRRGLLRLAKIESKIIEKKNKEARRYNKNYPGEMMHFDTKKLPLIRGAANKKSEYLFVGIDDYSRELYVAIMQDKTQVSSSMFLRQVIDECPYTIECVYSDNGVEYKGNDKHEFVKECVKSGIKQKFTKVRTPRTNGKAERVIRTLIDMWHSKEVFKSSEHRKMSLKRFVNRYNTVKPHKGLDNKTPYEVIEKFYYG, translated from the coding sequence ATGAATATACATAAAAATACAAGACTAACACCACTCCAGAGAAAAGAGGTCTGGGAATACTATAAAAGATGAATGAAGCCTAAGGATTTACATATTAAGTTCAATGTATCATTGCCTACCATATACAAGATAATAAAGAGAGCAAGAACTCAAGAGTTTTTACCAAGAAATTCTATCAATAATAGATTTAGAAACATTAGGCGATGATTACTTAGATTAGCTAAAATAGAATCTAAGATAATAGAAAAGAAAAACAAAGAAGCTAGAAGATACAATAAAAACTACCCTTGAGAAATGATGCATTTTGACACAAAAAAACTACCTCTTATAAGATGAGCAGCAAACAAAAAGTCTGAATACTTATTTGTATGAATAGACGACTATTCTAGAGAACTTTATGTAGCTATAATGCAAGATAAGACACAAGTATCTTCGTCTATGTTTCTTAGACAGGTAATAGATGAATGTCCTTACACTATTGAGTGTGTGTACTCAGATAATTGAGTTGAGTACAAATGAAATGATAAACATGAATTTGTTAAAGAGTGTGTAAAAAGCTGAATAAAGCAAAAATTTACAAAAGTTAGAACACCAAGAACAAATTGAAAAGCAGAGAGGGTTATAAGAACATTAATCGATATGTGGCACAGTAAGGAAGTTTTTAAGTCATCAGAACATAGAAAAATGTCTTTAAAAAGATTTGTAAATCGATATAACACTGTAAAGCCACATAAATGACTAGATAATAAAACTCCTTATGAAGTTATTGAAAAGTTCTATTACTGATAA
- a CDS encoding RNA recognition motif domain-containing protein, producing MTQDTQSNNTLFVGNLPWSLRGKDLTEIFSQYGEVVFSRVILDRETRKSKGYGFVEFANLEDAEKAKEEMHEAEVNGRSIKIDYARPKQENPEE from the coding sequence ATGACACAAGATACACAATCTAATAATACTTTATTTGTAGGTAATCTTCCGTGGTCTCTTAGGTGAAAAGATCTTACGGAAATATTTTCTCAGTATGGAGAAGTAGTTTTTTCAAGAGTAATTCTTGATAGAGAAACAAGAAAAAGTAAATGATACTGATTTGTTGAATTTGCAAATCTTGAAGACGCTGAAAAGGCTAAAGAAGAAATGCATGAAGCAGAAGTTAATGGAAGAAGCATAAAAATTGATTATGCTAGACCAAAACAAGAAAATCCAGAAGAATAA
- a CDS encoding ATP-binding protein, protein MQELQNFGNIKEDPDVLSKVVQTHEALSYLYKKLMYAHDENEKYTYQEVTNTQLKTNMEELASNITKCIGYYGIDFGCRESEVCDFDIQENYDNGDSFGYGIYCLNVGEGFDIDFEVENNTSGILKLPVVAKHIIDELITNGIKYSIPSNKIKIKIIQDNESTKIEVIDNGIGIPEDKQVDSFKKNVSFYSEDDIKRYGFGLYWIYLEMQQLGGEIFIKSKEGVGTKIILVF, encoded by the coding sequence TTGCAGGAATTGCAAAATTTTGGTAATATCAAAGAAGATCCAGATGTGTTATCCAAGGTTGTGCAAACTCATGAAGCTTTGTCTTATCTTTATAAAAAATTAATGTATGCTCATGATGAAAATGAAAAATATACTTATCAGGAGGTTACCAATACACAACTAAAAACTAACATGGAAGAACTTGCAAGTAATATAACCAAATGTATTTGATATTACTGAATTGATTTTGGTTGTAGAGAAAGTGAAGTTTGTGATTTTGATATCCAAGAAAATTATGATAATTGAGACAGTTTTGGTTATGGAATATACTGTCTGAATGTATGAGAATGATTTGATATAGATTTTGAGGTAGAAAATAACACTTCTTGAATTCTAAAATTACCAGTTGTAGCAAAACATATTATAGATGAACTAATTACTAATTGAATAAAATATTCTATTCCTTCAAATAAGATAAAAATAAAAATAATTCAAGACAATGAATCCACCAAAATTGAGGTAATAGATAATTGAATATGAATTCCTGAGGATAAACAAGTTGATAGTTTCAAGAAAAATGTTTCATTTTACTCAGAAGATGATATCAAAAGATATGGTTTTGGTTTGTACTGGATATATTTGGAGATGCAACAACTTGGTTGAGAAATTTTCATCAAATCAAAAGAATGAGTTGGTACCAAGATAATACTTGTGTTTTAG
- a CDS encoding diaminopimelate decarboxylase: protein MTFVNQDIVEKIKTNYKLPVYLYNEKEIKDSAQEFANFSSAFGHTPRYAMKASSNINILKILKNQGFSIDASSEFEVYRALNAGFEGKQVQLSGQQLPEHMENVLDKGVYFVANSLYQLEQFGKIGRGSEVGIRVNPGISSGAFEAIATGGPSSSFGIRYEYIPLIKGIAQKYNLRITKLHIHIGSENTPQARVYTAGVGFDILREFEDINTLNLGGGFKKAIMPYEKTADLQSIQEAVKEKFEEFYQQTGRKIHLEVEPGKYVVINACSVIGKVIDKVDTGQEGYTFLKVNTGMTEMPRFSLYGVQQPISVFNNSKEAKKYVVVGHCCESGDMLTCKLYEPETIQQIELPKTEIGDVIVVDGAGAYNSTMSMKNYNSFPEAGELLLRENGELIKIRERQNPEDIWKNEIEAIQ from the coding sequence ATGACATTTGTAAATCAAGATATTGTAGAAAAAATTAAAACTAACTACAAACTTCCTGTTTATCTTTATAACGAAAAAGAAATTAAGGATTCAGCACAGGAGTTTGCAAACTTTTCTTCTGCATTCTGACATACACCAAGATATGCAATGAAAGCAAGTTCAAATATAAATATTTTGAAGATTCTCAAAAATCAATGATTTAGTATAGATGCAAGCAGCGAATTTGAAGTATACAGAGCTTTGAATGCAGGTTTTGAGTGAAAACAGGTTCAGCTTTCCTGACAGCAACTTCCGGAGCATATGGAAAATGTTTTGGATAAATGAGTTTATTTTGTGGCAAACAGCTTATATCAGTTGGAGCAGTTTTGAAAAATCTGAAGATGATCAGAAGTTGGAATCAGAGTGAATCCTGGTATTTCTTCAGGTGCTTTTGAAGCAATAGCAACAGGATGACCATCATCAAGTTTCTGAATACGGTATGAATATATACCCTTGATAAAAGGTATTGCTCAAAAATACAATCTGAGAATAACAAAGCTGCATATTCATATATGATCAGAAAATACTCCTCAGGCACGAGTTTATACTGCCGGTGTATGATTTGATATATTAAGAGAGTTTGAAGATATCAATACTTTGAATCTTTGATGAGGCTTCAAAAAAGCAATAATGCCTTATGAAAAAACTGCTGATTTGCAATCAATACAAGAAGCAGTCAAAGAAAAATTTGAAGAGTTTTATCAACAAACTTGAAGAAAAATTCATTTGGAAGTAGAACCCTGAAAGTATGTTGTAATAAATGCATGCAGTGTAATCTGAAAAGTTATTGACAAAGTAGATACCTGACAAGAAGGGTATACTTTTCTAAAAGTAAATACATGAATGACTGAAATGCCAAGGTTTAGCCTTTATGGAGTTCAACAGCCAATTTCTGTGTTTAATAATAGCAAAGAAGCCAAGAAGTATGTTGTAGTTGGTCACTGTTGTGAAAGCTGAGATATGCTTACCTGCAAGTTGTACGAACCTGAAACTATCCAGCAGATAGAACTCCCAAAAACCGAAATAGGAGATGTTATAGTAGTAGACTGAGCCGGTGCCTACAACAGTACTATGAGTATGAAAAATTATAATTCTTTTCCAGAAGCCTGAGAGTTGCTTTTGAGAGAAAATGGTGAATTAATCAAAATAAGAGAAAGGCAGAATCCTGAAGATATCTGGAAGAATGAGATAGAAGCTATTCAATAA
- a CDS encoding M20 family metallopeptidase, producing MIEVLKTLQSIKSIDGKENEKKRVCDYVHSLFENTGFYIERFENEGIYSIVISSKGGRDTDFLFCGHLDVVDADEQTWEFDEDEEFYYGRGTLDMKGSCAVMINVFLDNQKNILNSNKNFALMFTTDEEIGSSRGVNYLINTIGFNADMVYIPDTGAGMNRFLREGKGFLFTEIKISGVESHGCRPWRGKTALDTFVGLYNNLYEIFPRAKGDEDGWFATSVNIGIINGGEAFNKVMGNLTFNLDIRFHPKNSLEEIENKLYSIVDKFENVECNLLHRFGGFSIDDQSEYIKKISGCGSGLLWSRNRGGKRILIQGLKIFCIFDK from the coding sequence ATGATAGAGGTTCTCAAAACTCTTCAGAGTATAAAAAGTATTGACTGAAAAGAAAACGAGAAGAAAAGAGTCTGTGATTATGTTCACTCACTGTTTGAAAATACATGATTTTATATAGAAAGGTTTGAAAATGAATGAATTTACTCTATAGTTATATCTTCAAAATGAGGTAGGGATACAGATTTCTTATTTTGTTGACATTTGGATGTTGTGGATGCTGATGAGCAGACATGGGAATTTGATGAAGATGAGGAATTTTATTACTGAAGGTGAACATTGGATATGAAATGAAGTTGTGCAGTCATGATAAATGTTTTTTTGGATAATCAGAAAAATATACTAAACTCTAACAAAAATTTTGCTTTAATGTTTACAACAGATGAAGAAATTTGATCCAGCAGATGAGTTAATTATCTTATAAATACAATATGATTCAATGCTGATATGGTTTATATTCCTGATACTTGAGCATGAATGAATAGATTTCTTAGGGAATGAAAAGGTTTTCTTTTTACTGAAATAAAAATTTCTTGAGTAGAATCTCATGGTTGCAGACCTTGGAGATGAAAAACTGCACTGGATACATTTGTGGGCTTATATAATAATCTTTATGAAATTTTTCCAAGAGCTAAGTGAGATGAAGATGGATGGTTTGCAACATCTGTAAATATCTGAATAATTAACTGATGAGAAGCTTTCAATAAAGTAATGTGAAATCTTACTTTCAACCTAGACATTAGATTTCATCCGAAAAATTCTCTTGAAGAAATTGAAAATAAACTGTATTCAATTGTAGATAAATTTGAGAATGTTGAATGTAATCTGCTTCATAGGTTTTGATGATTTAGTATAGATGACCAATCAGAGTATATTAAAAAAATATCTTGATGTGGTTCAGGATTATTATGGTCAAGAAATAGAGGATGAAAAAGAATACTGATCCAATGACTGAAGATTTTTTGCATCTTTGACAAATAA